Proteins from one Deinococcus apachensis DSM 19763 genomic window:
- the nusB gene encoding transcription antitermination factor NusB gives MTRRRERGQQPVGTRRAAREFAFRVLFEAERGALPLDAVFTRAEGAMREGDDTSPPLNEEALTFARQLVDGLSQHRADVDATLKRTIRGWDFEQMAQTDLNVLRLATYELLYTPEPHPPVIESAVRIARKFGGEESGRFVNGVLGGLSRSLGKDSRAAEDRAGE, from the coding sequence TTGACCCGCAGGAGAGAACGGGGCCAGCAGCCCGTCGGCACCCGGCGCGCCGCCCGCGAGTTCGCCTTCCGCGTCCTGTTCGAGGCCGAGCGGGGCGCCCTGCCCCTGGACGCCGTGTTCACTCGCGCTGAGGGGGCCATGCGCGAGGGGGACGACACCTCCCCGCCGCTGAACGAGGAGGCGCTCACCTTCGCCCGCCAGCTCGTGGACGGCCTGAGCCAGCACCGGGCGGACGTAGACGCCACCCTGAAGCGCACCATTCGCGGCTGGGACTTCGAGCAGATGGCCCAGACCGACCTGAACGTGCTGCGCCTCGCCACCTATGAACTGCTGTACACGCCCGAGCCGCACCCCCCCGTCATCGAGAGCGCCGTCCGCATCGCCCGCAAGTTCGGCGGCGAGGAGTCGGGACGCTTCGTGAACGGCGTGCTGGGTGGGCTGAGCCGCAGCCTGGGCAAGGATTCGCGCGCCGCCGAGGACAGGGCCGGGGAGTGA